In Sceloporus undulatus isolate JIND9_A2432 ecotype Alabama chromosome 7, SceUnd_v1.1, whole genome shotgun sequence, one DNA window encodes the following:
- the LOC121936704 gene encoding uncharacterized protein LOC121936704 isoform X1 → MTSSNMEATQELSIGPEVQLQQKYWITEDSKANLLTAGAECLETVIQSEHYYDTASDELATADLWLSQRNEQWCLVVDSQKQRDGGNVTKSVPKMQELPCQDLRENVTNDKPTDCCGFLGLGGHVPEEFISDVSPTSVAGIFREDKPTICKGLEEKSTESELLPNQNNHSHEFTESGAHTKDSSTYTELVRESDIMTYLAGFFNIDLKGEDGGNVTMEDFLQMTGIQHYASNHTVLQATYLLSNRYTIVIQRDECTLKESATIRLEADVLNICKGFEEIEKLGNYLGFIQSEQALTI, encoded by the exons ATGACAAG CAGCAACATGGAAGCAACACAAGAACTCTCCATAGGCCCAGAAGTCCAGCTTCAGCAGAAGTACTGGATAACAGAAGACAGTAAAGCCAACCTGTTGACAGCTGGTGCCGAATGTTTGGAGACGGTCATTCAAAGCGAGCATTACTATGACACTGCTTCAGACGAACTAGCAACGGCTGACTTGTGGTTAAGTCAAAGAAATGAACAGTGGTGCCTCGTAGTGGACTCTCAGAAGCAAAGAGATGGAGGAAATGTCACCAAGTCAGTCCCTAAGATGCAGGAACTGCCATGTCAGGACTTAAGAGAAAACGTTACAAATGATAAACCCACtgattgttgtggatttttggggctaggtggccatgttccagaagagtttatttctgacgtttcgccaacatctgtggctggcatcttcagggaagatAAACCCACTATCTGCAAAGGTTTAGAGGAGAAATCAACAGAATCAGAATTGCTTCCCAACCAAAACAATCACTCGCATGAGTTTACCGAATCTGGAGCACATACAAAGGATAGTTCTACATACACTGAGCTTGTGAGAGAGAGTGACATAATGACCTATCTGGCAGGTTTCTTTAACATAGATTTGAAAGGTGAAGATGGAGGAAACGTAACCATGGAAGACTTTTTGCAGATGACCGGTATCCAGCATTACGCCAGCAATCATACCGTTCTCCAAGCAACATACCTGCTGAGTAACAGGTACACAATTGTAATCCAAAGGGATGAATGCACTTTGAAGGAATCTGCAACTATTCGGCTAGAGGcggatgttttaaatatttgcaaaGGGTTTGAAGAAATTGAGAAGTTGGGGAATTACCTAGGATTTATTCAAAGTGAACAAGCGCTTACTATCTAG
- the LOC121936704 gene encoding uncharacterized protein LOC121936704 isoform X2, whose protein sequence is MTSNMEATQELSIGPEVQLQQKYWITEDSKANLLTAGAECLETVIQSEHYYDTASDELATADLWLSQRNEQWCLVVDSQKQRDGGNVTKSVPKMQELPCQDLRENVTNDKPTDCCGFLGLGGHVPEEFISDVSPTSVAGIFREDKPTICKGLEEKSTESELLPNQNNHSHEFTESGAHTKDSSTYTELVRESDIMTYLAGFFNIDLKGEDGGNVTMEDFLQMTGIQHYASNHTVLQATYLLSNRYTIVIQRDECTLKESATIRLEADVLNICKGFEEIEKLGNYLGFIQSEQALTI, encoded by the exons ATGACAAG CAACATGGAAGCAACACAAGAACTCTCCATAGGCCCAGAAGTCCAGCTTCAGCAGAAGTACTGGATAACAGAAGACAGTAAAGCCAACCTGTTGACAGCTGGTGCCGAATGTTTGGAGACGGTCATTCAAAGCGAGCATTACTATGACACTGCTTCAGACGAACTAGCAACGGCTGACTTGTGGTTAAGTCAAAGAAATGAACAGTGGTGCCTCGTAGTGGACTCTCAGAAGCAAAGAGATGGAGGAAATGTCACCAAGTCAGTCCCTAAGATGCAGGAACTGCCATGTCAGGACTTAAGAGAAAACGTTACAAATGATAAACCCACtgattgttgtggatttttggggctaggtggccatgttccagaagagtttatttctgacgtttcgccaacatctgtggctggcatcttcagggaagatAAACCCACTATCTGCAAAGGTTTAGAGGAGAAATCAACAGAATCAGAATTGCTTCCCAACCAAAACAATCACTCGCATGAGTTTACCGAATCTGGAGCACATACAAAGGATAGTTCTACATACACTGAGCTTGTGAGAGAGAGTGACATAATGACCTATCTGGCAGGTTTCTTTAACATAGATTTGAAAGGTGAAGATGGAGGAAACGTAACCATGGAAGACTTTTTGCAGATGACCGGTATCCAGCATTACGCCAGCAATCATACCGTTCTCCAAGCAACATACCTGCTGAGTAACAGGTACACAATTGTAATCCAAAGGGATGAATGCACTTTGAAGGAATCTGCAACTATTCGGCTAGAGGcggatgttttaaatatttgcaaaGGGTTTGAAGAAATTGAGAAGTTGGGGAATTACCTAGGATTTATTCAAAGTGAACAAGCGCTTACTATCTAG